In Pseudomonadota bacterium, a genomic segment contains:
- a CDS encoding diguanylate cyclase, producing the protein MKTIVVVSGDTVLTTIIVKNLEHLYNVIAFSGITSALDYIYNSIPDLVIVKIDLNDTTVIDILNNMKEDPIFSQLPVMAIFPANAAIPGWNSFFIEDYIGMPDLEREMLPRVELCIVRSERSVEINPLTRLPGNISINKQIQGRLDAGEAFAFAYLDIDQFKPFNDKYGFSRGDEALRVAGRLILNIVKNKQPQNSFAGHIGGDDFIYIMHADLIEEASAEIIDSFKRIIQTFYDPEDRDKGFIQSVDRQGNLKAFPFMTISIGIANNKLGYFSHYGEITEIASKMKAHAKRFKDSCFKTDKRYKPG; encoded by the coding sequence ATGAAAACGATTGTTGTAGTTTCCGGTGACACGGTTTTAACAACTATTATTGTTAAAAATCTGGAACATTTGTATAATGTCATTGCATTTAGCGGGATTACATCCGCGCTTGACTATATATATAATTCCATACCAGATCTGGTGATTGTTAAAATTGACCTTAATGATACTACCGTGATTGATATTCTAAACAATATGAAGGAAGACCCTATTTTCAGTCAATTGCCTGTAATGGCTATTTTTCCTGCAAATGCCGCTATACCGGGATGGAACTCCTTTTTTATTGAAGACTATATCGGAATGCCTGATCTTGAAAGAGAGATGTTGCCAAGGGTTGAACTTTGTATTGTTAGATCCGAGAGGAGCGTTGAAATTAACCCTCTGACAAGGCTTCCGGGAAATATCTCAATCAACAAACAGATACAGGGCAGGCTCGACGCCGGTGAAGCTTTTGCCTTTGCGTACCTCGATATTGATCAATTCAAGCCTTTTAACGATAAATACGGGTTCAGCCGTGGAGACGAGGCCTTAAGGGTGGCTGGACGACTTATACTGAATATTGTGAAGAATAAACAGCCTCAAAACAGCTTTGCAGGACATATAGGTGGTGATGATTTCATATATATTATGCATGCTGACCTTATCGAAGAAGCATCGGCAGAAATCATTGATTCTTTTAAAAGAATCATTCAGACATTTTATGACCCGGAAGACAGAGACAAAGGTTTTATCCAATCTGTTGACAGACAGGGCAATCTAAAGGCGTTTCCTTTTATGACAATTTCTATCGGTATTGCAAATAATAAATTAGGGTATTTTTCCCACTATGGAGAAATCACAGAGATTGCGTCAAAGATGAAGGCGCATGCAAAACGTTTTAAGGACAGTTGCTTTAAGACAGACAAAAGATATAAACCCGGTTAA